ACCTCTTCGTAGTCACATGTCTTCTGGAAAAACTCACCCCGCCTCTCACATCAATTTTGATCTGTATGTTAAAAAGCTTTTACTTGCCCAAGCCATTCACTTTGAAGTTTTCATGTAGGCAGGTCTCTGGCCACCAGATATCTCCCTCTCGCCGTACACATTGTCGCATATATAATGGCAGAAACTAAGTCTACTGGCAACGaccctttgccttttcctgCTTTCACAGAAGAGGATTTTCTGGAGCGCGCCACTGCAGTACAAGAGCGTCTCCGTCAGGAGAATCCGGATCTGTCTGAGGCCGAACTCGATTTGAAGCTCTCCACAGGATGGCATAAACCAGCATTTGACCTGTCGCAAGTCTTGAATGTACGCATTTCTAATCTGTAGTTTCTCCATCTCATTTACTCTATCATGTAAATAACAATTGTGGTGATAGGAATCCGTCCCCATGGATATACAAAACAAACTTGTGGCGGCATGTCAAGAGTTCATAGCAGCCGAGTATTCCCGCGCGGCATTAGAAAGGTTCACATCTGAAGCCCGGACTCTGTTAGCAAGTCACGAGAAGGCGCTCCAGCTTGTTGAAGATACTATATTGAAAACCCCCAATATATGGGATCAAATGCATGAACTCGTTACAGCTGGGGCGGGGGGTGTAGATCGCGAGACGTAAAGAATAAAAGTAGGCATAGAATGTATGCCTTTCCATTTGCGAATAGCTGATGGCAACTTTTAAATATATTCTGAGACATATACCTGCATCTACAATTGTAATCCCTATTTAAGCTTAAACGACTGTAACATTCCTTTGCAGGGAGGCCCCTTACAAACGGTAATTGTTAACTCTGAGAGATCATAAATAACAAATGCTACCGTCATATTTTGCTTTGAGGTATATCCTGTGAGAACGGCACTAGGTGCGTTTTTCTGCTTTGGGTTCGGATGGTTACATAGACTCTCAGGGTATGCCAAGTGATCTGAGAACGCTGCCTTGATCTTTTCAGGCGTTAGTTGCCCTGCAGCACAGTCTGCTCTCACCCCCTTTTCGGCTTGCAAACATCTAAACCAGCTGCTACCACCGGGATAACGGTCAAAAATGTTGTCGCGACTGAGAAATTCGGGGCTAAGGAAGTGATTGCTGTGAATCAGGTACTGGTCGTCAATGTTGCCATAGTATTTATAGATGCGGTCAGGTGCGACCTCCATGGCCATTGCAAATCCGTCTGCTGTTGAGACGTGCAGGTTTCCTGAGACATGACGTGGAAAGGCATTGATAGCCACGAGGCCTTCAGCGTAGTTGCTATATTCAAGAAAGATGCGCCTAGCCACAGAGAGGGGGAGAACAGGTGTTGGGTCTGCAACTCTATGGTAAACTCCCTCGCGGTCGATATGAGAGACGGGTACGTAATCTTGACTTGAAAGCAACGAATTTGCCGTAACCGAAAGACCGGCAGAGTTCATTCCGCTGCGAATGAGTTGACCAGCTTCCGTAAGGATGAACATCGATGGGCGATCTTCGGACGGGCCTGGATGCACCTCAAGGTAGAGTATGAGGTCCTGGTTATAGAGGTGGCTGGACATGTCCCAGTTGTGTATGGCTAGAGCACGACCAGACTCAACTGCCTTCGGGGGAAAGAAGCCGCTTGTGCATTCGTCATGCCCGTCAGAGTCTTGTGGAGTCTCCCCACCGTTTTGAAGCCGATACATGCATCTGCCCAAGTCGTATCGAGCGTTGAGCATGATGACTTCCTCGACCGTCACACCGGCGCCATCTGCAATTCCCTTGATCTCTTCGAGCCCGGTTGGGTAGAACTTTTGAAAGGCCGGGAGGTACACCGTCTCGATGATTTTGGAAGATATAGACCTGTATTCATGGGGTTACTTTATGTGATTTACCCCATTTCACCGGTGTAATGCTATGCTTACCAATGCGGTAGCTTTCCTGGAAGCTTATAATACTCGATATTGGCGCGAACTTTGTCACTTGCCTGTCTTCCATGCGACAAGCCTCTCTCGTATGGCGTACCCTCAACTACAATGTGCTGGTAGCACGATGGATTAGGGAGTTGCATGGTGGGAGTGTCCAAAGAAGGCATGTTCTGAGAGCCCATCGGCGTCGTTCTGTGTATAATAGGTAGTGAAGAATAAGGAATTTGGTCAGTAGATAATGTATTTACTTTGCAGAGAATGCAGAATGTTTTCCCGTGTTCTTAGCAAAGGTTATATATTCAAGAGGCATTCGAATTATCTACCAGATCTAGCTAGACTTCACACTGTGATAGTGCCTAGACCATCTTCAACTTATTAACATCATCCATTGTTGTGTTCCCTAGCGGTCGCGCTATTGTCCCAAATAGTGCAAATCGGCGACCGactcgctgctgcttctcgCGGAACAGGTCGTATGCGGTTCCGCCGGCGCGATCAATAGAGTCCATCATATCACAAAATCATCGCCCATATCCTCGGCGATCTGATGAAGATTACAACGACGTCCCGTCGCCTCCTCGGCGGCATGTACCTTTTCGACAAATGTGCACGCATTCACAAAATGCTTCCCCGCACTGTAGtagctcttcatctgttGCAGCGCCCAGTCTCTGTAGATCCAGTCCTTTGCCTCAATTGCGGCCATGATCAGAGGCACCGGCCATATCTTAGTCGGGGGCGCTTCCGTTCTTGGCCGCTTCATCCTCCGGTAGAATTCGCTGGTAATAGTTATGATCTTTTCTCCGTGGGTGCTTTTTGTGTACATTGGTTCATTAGGCTGGTAGACTCTCGATGCGTAAATTTCTACTGCATGAAAAAGCACACTTGTTGTTAGGTAGGTGGAAAACACTTTATTTTCTGCAGCTTTTTCCTCGCTGATGCTTTCGATATTCTGATAATCAATTAATGTCGTCCCTCCGGTTATCATCATAGGTTCGACTTACTCGCTGAATATCGCGCAAGGAAGCCATGACAAGGCACTCGTCTGTTGTGTCGCCGCTAGTCCGAGACAGTTTTCCCAGAAGAGCTACTAAGCGACATGTTGCGACATAGAGGGGCTTATGAGCCTCGTCCCGCCGCCGTTCTTCCTCAGGGTACAGGAGGCTGTATTCATTCTGCAGAAAGTCATATGACGCTTCCACGGCTCTCATCAAGCCCGAGTCGTCTCCCATGGACTGTATAATGCGATCGTTACCTTGGCCAAATAGCGCAGCGCGTGCGTCGAGAAAGCAGAACCATAGAGCCATTCTGACGTAGAGGGTATGTGACTGATCATGACCACTGAGATCCAGTAAAGTGGCTTCTAGGCTGAGCATCCGTCTCAAAGATGCCTGTCTCGAAAGGAGGAGGTCAGTCCAAGCCAGAAAATAGAGAgtcacagcaacagcatccaAGTCATCTTCTCGAGCCAGAAGTTGGAGCAAGGTCTGACTAGCAATTTCGGGTTCGTTTTCTGCCAAGAGATGGATTCCAAGTTGATCTCTGATGCCCACGAGACTTTTGCTGTAATGCTCCATCGCGCTGGTTTCACATCGCAATCTTCCGCTGCAGAAGAGGTGGGCAGCTGTCCACGCGTATAAGGAAGATACTACAAATGAATGGGTCGAGTTGAAGCGATTGAAGAAATAGGTGTGATTGTTCCAACCCTGCTCCTTTGAGCTGTATTTTGATGTCAAACTCTGAGTATAGTGCTGTGCTAAAACGTGATCGGAGATAGTTGAGAGTGATTTGGAACCTGGGCTTTGATGGTCTGAGCCAGGCGTGTTCAACTCAGCAAAGAGTTGACTAGCATACAGGCCACGGGTTAGGTCGGGGGATTCGTTAGCGACTACAGAGTTGGCAGAAGTGTTCCATAACATCGCTTTGTCTGCCGTGTCTGCCGTGTCTGCCGTGTCTGCCGTTGGATCCCACTGCTGGCCCAGATTTGAGTCAAATATCCCGTCAATCCAAGGTATTGTAGTCATGTCAAAGACTGGGAGCGATGGCAGTTCCAGCAGTTCCGACTCCTCTCTCAGCTGGTGTGATTCATTCTGTTGGTTCAATGATAGAGGATTTGTCTGCTGGGGCGTCGTTGCATTTGTAGAAGTATTGGATTTCTTTTTGCGATGTCTTGAGCGGGCTTTTATATCTTCCGTCTCATCCCTAAACTCAAATTCAGCATGAGATGACGAGTTGTAGACGCATTTGACATGCGACTGGCGGCATGATGAGCAACGAGGCTTGAGTGTATCACAATGgagctttcttcttgtacAAGTATTGCATGAGCGCATGATGAGTTGCGTTGTAGACTACGAATTAGATGAAGACGATAAATGCCGGGACTGCTGATAATAAGTCTATTGGATCTAGTCTTGAGATAGCCGTTTGTGGCGGCATCACGTGATGGATGATTTCGCTTCTCGATAACATTGATGGAATAACGCTAATCCTACCTCTATATAACTGTATAATGAATATTTAATGGCTGAACTCATGCCTCAGAGGTCTGTATTAGAGATCTTTGTGAATGACAAAGGAAACATGCAATAACATGGCTCCAGCTAAGATGTAGAGTTCATTGTATGTATGAACCGGCTATGGCTGTATTACAGCTATGAAACTCAATATTTATCTATACACCTAATATCTTTCATTTTAACCTGAATGTAAACATACTGCAATATCTGGGTGAAGTCTACGGGTGAAATAAAAAAGATATTgtagtaataaattaaagcttcaaagggaaagaaaaaagtgcAATCATGGCAAATTTGAAGCTGAAATTCTTATTTGCTAGCTGAGTTTTCGATTCGTAAAGTGAAATAAAGCTCCATTCGAATACAAAGGGATCCTGTGGTTGAACAGCGCTTCTGCTACGGGAGGAACCCCTTCATCTTGTGCAGATGTAACCTTACCAGACATACCTAAATGAGGGTTGTTGCCAATCCGTCTGATCCGAATCATTTTCGGTAACGTTTGAGCCGTTGGTATTTGCTTGAAGGCGATCCCGTCTATGGTTCTGATACCTGATATAAATGCTGATTGAAACTGGTTAATAGCTGGGCGAAACGATCTAAGCATACTGAACTTACACCAGTACAACCTCCAAAAGGATCATGACAGAtatggaggaaaagaagccccTAAAAGCTGTCTGGAACTTTGGAGCCTGTTTCTCGATGAAGAGTTGAGGCCCAGTGAACTGACCGAGACAGTACCCAAGAAACATCAGAACCTGTAATCGTATTTAGAATGAGGTCTGATTACTGGCAATTGACATATCTGCTTACACTTGCGGTAGACTTTTTGGTAAATCCTGCAATATTTGACGAAACCATGCTCATGCCCAAGCCAAACGGGACCGTGTTCATGTAAATGACTGGCGCTTGTTAGGTGCAATTTAGGACTGTCATTCGGATATGGTACTAACGGTAAAAGGACGCAAGGAGACCGCTGTGATTGGAACGAGGAAGATCTGTCAAATGGTCAGAAACGACTTAAAATTGTCGGCGGTTAACCGCAAGGAACACTAACTGGCGATCAATACCGCACCGATTAACACGATGCTGTTCGTGACGATCATGACGTAGCATCTTGTATTCTTGTAATGGCTACAAAACCAACCCCTAGGAAACATTAGCAGACTGTGCAGACGATATAAGACCGATGTCGAATTTACGCAAAGACCACCGAAACAAGATGGATGGTATTGGACGGCATGCTCATTAGAGTGGCTTGGCGACTAGTGTAACCAAGGGTCTCGGTTAAAACAATCTTGGAAAACTAGAATACCGTCAGAATGCATTAAGCACCGAATCACGCATAGTACTCACCGATGTTAGCCCTCCACCCTGTAGACTTTGGAGAAAGGCATGGATTGCCAGTATCCAAGGCTGAGGGTCAATCAGGCATTCTCGGACTTGGTGCCATTTATACTCGGTATTCTTTATGCTAGTATGGTTCTTCATGACCTATTGTATGATGGGTTAGCCCTGGTTTTGATTCAACGACAAGGTTTCTGACTTGAGCCGCAGcaatcttcctctctcttttgttaAGGAACCACGCCTCCATaggtgatgatggcactGCGAAAAAGATAATGATACCCCAGAGCAGTGTTCCCGACCCGAAGACGAGATAAATAATCTTCCAGACGGCGTATTTGGAACCAGAGTGGTCTTTTCCAGAAACACCGTAGGTAATAGAATCAGCAATAAAGGCACCGACCGCACTGGCCGACCACCACAAGGAGGCACGAAGCGGCTGTTCATCTCGAGTCCAATATTGAGATACGAGAATCGTGAGAATGGGGGACATGCATGATTCAAAAATTCCGAGGAAGACACGGTTGATAGAAAGTGTCGCAAACCCCTTAGTGAATGCCGTTGTGATTGCTGTGAGGCCCCAGAGAAATATCATGACACCGAAATAGCGTCCACTATGAAGACTTAGACTATAACCTAAACTGCTGAGTTGAAGTGGCATCTTACATCGGAAGCTTCTGCATTAAGAGCGAGCTGGGATACTGCCATACCAAATATCCAAggtagaagatggaggatgaCCAGCTGTATTGTTGTCCAACAAGACCCTGTTTCTCGTCAGATATTGGGCCAGCTCTCATTAAACATTGCATGCCACCCACTAAGTCTTTCTGCAGGCCAAATATGGAGGCCTCAGATAAGGCAACCTTGTCCATATAGTTAAGTATGTAAGTAAATGCCATCTATTCCACTTGTAAGTCAACCATTCTTAAGTTTGATCAAATAATCGGGTGGTTCTATACCATAGGCAGAAGAATCAGGTCCAGTTTCCATCGGATCCGAGTACTCTCCTTGGAGCTGTATACGAAGTCGCATGGAATGGAGCCTGTGTCTTCTAGTTGCTTCTCGGCATCGCTAAAGCCATCGATGGGCTTGTGATCGTCAATCGTTTCCCCAGCAAACTCATCCATCACCACGTCTGACTTGGTGGTGGTTACAGGCTTCAAGGCAGTTCCCATTGCGATGTTCGGGCCGGTTCGACTTTTATGCTAAGAGATGTACCACACTGAATCCTCTGTATAGTCGAAGGAAGTGAATGGTCTCTATCCATTGATGAAGTGCGACTCGCTATTTTATTATGTCCTGAAAGTTTTGTAGGTACGCATACAAAGTCAACTGCCTGTCGGAAGCTGGGGGCTGAGGCTTTCTTGCAAAGAAGTGGAGGTGAAAGCTCGCCCAGCAGGCCAAAACAGGCACAAGCCAGTCTCGGCTCGCCCCATCTGCCGCATTTGGACGATTCCGCGAGTGCCAAACGCCAACATACATTGCAGCTTCGACCCCATCGCGGGGTAATCCCTAAATGAACAGAGTCTGGAGAAGAACTCTCCCTAAATGTCATAGGCAAATATGGGGAGAAATCACAAGCGATCGCAGCGCACCAATAGTCAGGCGGGTCACATTAattgcctttgctgccttgaatTATAAGTTTACACATATTGTGAGGGGTCTCCAGGAAACATGCTTGGAGAGTTGAAGAATCTCTATTTATGCAGCAGTGTTTTACTAACACTCTTGTTTGTCCGTTACTGATCAAATATCCTGGTGGTTATGAAGCTTAAATCTCTCACGCATAGATCGAATGGCAGATCACATCCATTCCAGAATTCGCTGGTAGCTAATTACTTCGTAACGATGTTGTGGTATCGCTAAAAAGTAATTGGAGAGTCCAGCAAGGATACATGTACTGTGGTGTCATCGCTTGTAGCACTGGGGCTGGGCTTAGCCGTAATCATAATTTCGGATCCAACACGACTACGGTTCTGATGGTCTTTTGCGCTCTAGCAGACGAtaatgagaaaaagaagcctCCTTGTTGAACCCATTCATCAGGCTAGACTCTTTAACTTACTGGTGATTGGCTAGCGATACCGCGGACTCATGCGCTCGCGCTGCTAAACATTAGCGGCATGTGCTTTACCTGTCTCCTTCGACTAGAGACATGTACCGATGActcaacaaccacaaccCCTAGGTTATCATGAAAGCTGTCATCTCAAAGCCAAAGCAGAAACTACTGTAACTGCACATACAAAGGTCATCGCAATGCCTCAGCAGAGTCCAGATGTTCCTTCGAAACACAGACGAAGGCTGTCGTATGATGAGTCAATTCCATAATGAAACCTCTAGGCTGACAATCAATAGGTGCAAGAGATGCCAATATCGCAAGGTATGACGGCCATAGAGATTGAGTTCATTTGTTCGCCCAAACGAAGATCTAAAACGCCTCAGTTTAAGTGTTCTCGCACAGAACCATGCGGAAAATGCATGGCTGCCGATGTAAAATGCGAATACCCTGTGATTGATCGCAAACGTACCCCAGCGTCCTCCGAGTACGCCCTAAGCCTTGAGAGACGAGTCCAGTCGCTTGAATCTTTCATCACGAGTCTCCGAAATGCCTCCCACAAAGAGCGGGAACGGATGCTTCTTTCCGTGCCAGCCGACCAACTTCCCAACCTCCCAGCCGACGATCAAGGGCAACGGGAGGCGTTGAAGATACACGAACGTAGCTCTACAAACCTCGAGCTCGACTTGGATGGTAGTCTCATCTTCCACGGTGCAACGAGCATCTACCGTGTCGAGTCTCACGGATACTCTCAAAGTCGACGCAACCCTCTGCTCTCCTGGGCTGGGCAAGCCGGAAGTGTGGTGACTAACTTTGAACACGTTATGGAGCACTTCGGCATCAGCTCAGAAGGTGATGTCGTGATCCGTGCCCTTACTGATTTTTTTAGGTGGCAGTATCCCTACTTCATGTTTGTCTACCGTGAGGCTTTCCTACGAGACCATTTCGGGGACAGAAAAGATAGCAAGTACTGGTCAGCAGCGCTACTCATGGCGCTCTGTGCGCTAGGAGCGATGGTAGCTTCTGACGACAAACAAAGACGGTTCAGCGAGCAATTCTTTCTAGCTGCTGAGAGTATCATCATGGTCTCTGGGCTTGCAAAGCCATCCATTCCGACCGTTCAGACGTTTCTATGTCTCGCATTCTACGAGATTGGCCGAGGGAACCTGTCCAAAGGTTGGAGTTTCTCTGGGATTGCCTTCCGCATGGCACAAGACCTTGGACTCCAGCGCGACCCAGACAATTGGGTGCCTCATGATCCTTCACTCGGCACtcatgaagatggcgagattcGCCGGCGTATATACTGGGGTTGCTATAATTCTGATAAGCTCATCAGCCTCATCCTAGGCAGGCCTGTTCATCTTGTGTACGATGCAGCTGAAGTCGATGCATTGAAGATATTGCCGTGAGCCCGCTTTACCTCATTTTAAACGCATGTGACCTGACCTGAAACTGACAGCGATGGACCCGCAATGGAGTATTGGCGCCCTGTGGGCTTCGAAGGCAACGGTGGTGATACCATGGGGGGCATCTCTAACATACCTTTCGTCCAGGAGCAGATTCGTTTATCTCGAATCGTAGAGAGCATGATGACTGTCCTATTTCCTATTCGGATCAACCAGGACGCTATATCTCGTACATCCAATCTGGATAAACTCAATCTAGAATTATTACGGTGGTATGAGTCTCTGCCAACTTTTGCAAAATGGACTCGCTGGGACACGACCAATCTCAACGCAGTGCCGGGGCTGATAGCGCTTCAGTAAGTTTATCATCCGATCAAAGGGTTAATGTGTCATTAATCTGGTTAGTTTGTTCTACAATAGTGCTCGTATCGCCCTGAATCACGACAACGCCGTCGCAGGCCATGATGAGACTGAGCGAAACTCTGCGTGCCAGTACTGCACCACCTCAGCCCAGAACATCATTACCCTCGTACGCACCTACCGCGTCAAGTACGATCTGCGGCATTCGCCCCTCGTTCTCGTCTACGCTTGTGTACAGGCTATTCGTGTCGTTAGTACACTTGGGACaccagaggaagaagagtatcTTACACAGGCACTAGGCGAGTGCTCAGGGACCTGGGCCCTCGCCAGCCAGATGCAGCTACGCCTCGCCACCATGTCACCGCAATAGTCCAAACAAGGTCCATCGTCTTAAGTCTAACTTATTCAGTACTTCCCAACTAACGGCGGCTACCTTATCAATGACACGTTCTTTTCTCTCTAGACTTCGGTCTACGCCAATGGAATCCCCTGGGCTATGCCAGCTCTAAGAACATCTGCCAACCTATCGACATCTGCCACGTTGTTATAGAATCCAAAGGACACTCTGATTCCCGTTGCTAATTTCGTCAGAATCACGCCAGCTTCTCGCAAATGCCCATACCACCTATCATCCCGCAACCGCAGCACATATAAATGCGGCGAATGCTGCTTCCTATTTTGCGGTCCGATAATCTCGATCCCCAATGCCGCGCAGGCCCGCCTCAAATGATCTCCAATGCCGTACAGATGATTCTCTACATTCTTCGGACCCATCACATCAAGGTAAAATTCCATAAAGGCTCGTCCACAAACGACGTTTATCCACCCCATATTTGTATGCTCGTACCGGCGTGCCGTGGGATGAAACTCAATCGGGCCTTCAACTAGAGGCGCATCTTCAGACATGTTGGCTATCCCGCCGTATCCAACAAGCGGTGGGATGGGATCCAGCTCCGCCACAACCTCAGGATCCATATACAGCACCGCGATGCCCGTTGGCGTATTCAGACCCTTATGCATACTGAATGACGCAGCTGAGACACCCAACCTTGCAATATTGACATCGGCAAAGCCAACTTCCTGCGTTAGGTCGGCAAGGACGTGAATCCCCTGCGGGCGGAATTTGGCGCATACATCCGCCACATCGTTACGCTGCCCACTATGAAACATGACGGAACTAAGTCCAATCGCCTTTGTTCTACTGTCGACATAAGAAGCGAAGGTGCCTGCATTGGCAGCTTCAATACGCCCTATCTTCGCGGCTCTGGCCATAGTCGGCACGAGTATGACCTCCAGTCCCTTCGCACGAAGGGACAGCCATCCGTACAATTGATTCGGGTGCTCACAGTCAAGAATAACAACATTGTCACCCTTTTCGAACCGAAGGCCGTGCATGAATGAGCTCAAGCCCTCTGTAGTATCGCGGACGAATGCCAACGAGGATGGCTCGGTCTGGAGATAGCGTGCTAAAAGACTACGCAGCTGCTCCGTATCTTGTTTCCATAGCGGCTTAGGCGACTCGTGGTAAAGGGCTTCTGCGCAGAAGCGGCTGATAGCATCCCCAACCACCATGTTAGAGGGTGGCATGAACCCTGCGTTGAGGTGAATTATTTTGCCATTGGAGACGAGAGGCACGAGCCGGCGAAATATTGTAAAGAGGGAGTCCTCTTCTGGTGTAGAACTCAGAGGGTGGGGAGTGCTGATTTGGCAGTTGGTGAGATGGGTGTTTGGAGTTTTAAAATCTTGCGTATTGGAAGGTGCCATGGCAAGAGTATGTTGTCCATGCGTGTGCTTTTTTATTGAGGATCTTAGGATTTGGTAAATGATTTAATGAATCAGTTGATAGTCCACGCGTTCTATTATGGTGGTAAAATTGTAAGGCGATGTACTGTAGTCTGTAGTATAATTCTAAAACATACATAATCAGCGGCAATATTGGGTTCTTATATAGAAGAGCAAACCGCCATAAATCTGTAAATTGTAGATATTACCGCAAATAGATCTAGACGCAGGGGAAAATAGAATCGTCACTTCGCATTGGACGGAGTTGCATCTCCATTCGCGTACTCTGTAGTTTGCCCCACTAACGCAAATAAATCCGGATAGTACCAGTACTAAGAACGGACTTCCAACTCCATTGCTATCACTTAGCGTATTAGCTGTGATTATGGATTAGGATATCTTGTATCCCGTATTGAGTAGCTAATATTTGATTGTATGTTTAATCCATTGTGATATCGGATGATAGCAGAAGAGCTCGTGCCAATGCCGCAGTCGGCGCCTATCCCGTCCATTGACCATCTGACAGAGGACATTATGGGAGTGCTATACCGATTACCGGACGGAGGCAAATTCTCCCCTAAACATCTTAAAAAATATCCAATGCTTTACAACAGAAATAAATCGATTACAGATGGTCATTACTCAATGAGAAAAGTGCAAATGAAGACATAACCAGCAATCTCAAGAGTATCTCGTGGCCCCATGTAGCTCTTATTTACAAAACGTCCTCGCTACCCTAGAATAGAATCGTCCCATATCCGCCGGACGTTTCTCTTCCAGTAGTTCGACAGTAATGCTCCCATTAGATAATTAATAtctattaaaattattttctCAAGGTTGAACATTCCAAATTCAACATCATTTGAGGTGTGGTCACACAATAGGCTGACAGCAATATTCGTAAATGGTTTATTAGCTTAGTGCAGCTTATGATTTCGCAAATTCCTTCAACTGTGTGCAATGCAACTTCCAATTTTTAAAACAGAGAATATTGTCTATACAATGGCTTCTATATCTATAATCTATATTAATCTACCAAATACTTCCTGAACCAAGCATACCGACGAGCTTCAATGTCTTTTAAGCTTGAACCTTTGGCAAAGATGTGGCCTTCACCTTCATATAGCACCACCTCTGCAATCCCACCTGTTTGCTTGACCGTTTCCACAAATGTGTTTGCTTGATTTTGAGGTACAATAGGATCTTCTGTTCCATTGAAACACAAAATAGGCCTTTGGATTTTGGCACAGTGATGTATGGGACTTCTCTCTAGAAGGATTCGTTCTTGCTCCGCTTCAGATGTTCCATTGGGCCAGCACAGGGGCTGTAGATACCGGCACTCAAATTTGTGTGTGTCCTCCATCAACCTCTTTAGGTCCGAGATGCCACTCTCAGCAACGGCTGTCCTCCAAACATTCGGATAGCGCACCATGCCTTGCATAGTCAAGAATCCACCGGCTGAGTGTCCTGTCAATCCGACCCTTTGTCTGTCGATTAAACCTTGATTAGCAAGATAATCGACGGCGCTGACCGCATCTGCAATGTCGCTGACTCCCCATTGCCCATCGAGTAATTGCCGATATTTCTTTCCGTATCCAGTTGAGCCAACGTAGTTTACTTGTAGCACGGCATAACCACGAGTCGTTAAAGCTTGATCGCGCAGATAAAAGCCAGACCCAGCTTGGCATGTTGGCCCACCATGAACTGACACGATCAACGGGGGCAGCGACTGATCCCACTTGTACTTGGGGTTTTTCGGCAGCAAGAAGAGTCCGTGA
This genomic interval from Trichoderma breve strain T069 chromosome 7 map unlocalized scaffold00008, whole genome shotgun sequence contains the following:
- a CDS encoding aminotransferase class-V domain-containing protein; amino-acid sequence: MAPSNTQDFKTPNTHLTNCQISTPHPLSSTPEEDSLFTIFRRLVPLVSNGKIIHLNAGFMPPSNMVVGDAISRFCAEALYHESPKPLWKQDTEQLRSLLARYLQTEPSSLAFVRDTTEGLSSFMHGLRFEKGDNVVILDCEHPNQLYGWLSLRAKGLEVILVPTMARAAKIGRIEAANAGTFASYVDSRTKAIGLSSVMFHSGQRNDVADVCAKFRPQGIHVLADLTQEVGFADVNIARLGVSAASFSMHKGLNTPTGIAVLYMDPEVVAELDPIPPLVGYGGIANMSEDAPLVEGPIEFHPTARRYEHTNMGWINVVCGRAFMEFYLDVMGPKNVENHLYGIGDHLRRACAALGIEIIGPQNRKQHSPHLYVLRLRDDRWYGHLREAGVILTKLATGIRVSFGFYNNVADVDRLADVLRAGIAQGIPLA
- a CDS encoding major facilitator superfamily domain-containing protein, translating into MGTALKPVTTTKSDVVMDEFAGETIDDHKPIDGFSDAEKQLEDTGSIPCDFVYSSKESTRIRWKLDLILLPMMAFTYILNYMDKVALSEASIFGLQKDLGLVGQQYSWSSSIFYLGYLVWQYPSSLLMQKLPIGRYFGVMIFLWGLTAITTAFTKGFATLSINRVFLGIFESCMSPILTILVSQYWTRDEQPLRASLWWSASAVGAFIADSITYGVSGKDHSGSKYAVWKIIYLVFGSGTLLWGIIIFFAVPSSPMEAWFLNKRERKIAAAQVMKNHTSIKNTEYKWHQVRECLIDPQPWILAIHAFLQSLQGGGLTSFSKIVLTETLGYTSRQATLMSMPSNTIHLVSVVFAGWFCSHYKNTRCYVMIVTNSIVLIGAVLIANLPRSNHSGLLASFYLIYMNTVPFGLGMSMVSSNIAGFTKKSTASVLMFLGYCLGQFTGPQLFIEKQAPKFQTAFRGFFSSISVMILLEVVLVYQNHRRDRLQANTNGSNVTENDSDQTDWQQPSFRDETEDIKARSRHRKKKSNTSTNATTPQQTNPLSLNQQNESHQLREESELLELPSLPVFDMTTIPWIDGIFDSNLGQQWDPTADTADTADTADKAMLWNTSANSVVANESPDLTRGLYASQLFAELNTPGSDHQSPGSKSLSTISDHVLAQHYTQSLTSKYSSKEQGWNNHTYFFNRFNSTHSFVVSSLYAWTAAHLFCSGRLRCETSAMEHYSKSLVGIRDQLGIHLLAENEPEIASQTLLQLLAREDDLDAVAVTLYFLAWTDLLLSRQASLRRMLSLEATLLDLSGHDQSHTLYVRMALWFCFLDARAALFGQGNDRIIQSMGDDSGLMRAVEASYDFLQNEYSLLYPEEERRRDEAHKPLYVATCRLVALLGKLSRTSGDTTDECLVMASLRDIQRNIESISEEKAAENKVFSTYLTTSVLFHAVEIYASRVYQPNEPMYTKSTHGEKIITITSEFYRRMKRPRTEAPPTKIWPVPLIMAAIEAKDWIYRDWALQQMKSYYSAGKHFVNACTFVEKVHAAEEATGRRCNLHQIAEDMGDDFVI
- a CDS encoding fungal specific transcription factor domain-containing protein is translated as MPQQSPDVPSKHRRRLSCKRCQYRKFKCSRTEPCGKCMAADVKCEYPVIDRKRTPASSEYALSLERRVQSLESFITSLRNASHKERERMLLSVPADQLPNLPADDQGQREALKIHERSSTNLELDLDGSLIFHGATSIYRVESHGYSQSRRNPLLSWAGSEGDVVIRALTDFFRWQYPYFMFVYREAFLRDHFGDRKDSKYWSAALLMALCALGAMVASDDKQRRFSEQFFLAAESIIMVSGLAKPSIPTVQTFLCLAFYEIGRGNLSKGWSFSGIAFRMAQDLGLQRDPDNWVPHDPSLGTHEDGEIRRRIYWGCYNSDKLISLILGRPVHLVYDAAEVDALKILPDGPAMEYWRPVGFEGNGGDTMGGISNIPFVQEQIRLSRIVESMMTVLFPIRINQDAISRTSNLDKLNLELLRWYESLPTFAKWTRWDTTNLNAVPGLIALHLFYNSARIALNHDNAVAGHDETERNSACQYCTTSAQNIITLVRTYRVKYDLRHSPLVLVYACVQAIRVVSTLGTPEEEEYLTQALGECSGTWALASQMQLRLATMSPQ